The DNA region GAAAGCAGCGCGCCCGACCGCACCATCGTGAACGTCGACGTGGCCGAGCAGTCGACCGGTGAAATCTCGATCGGTGCCGGTTTCTCGACTTCCGACGGTCCCTTGGGCGACTTCTCGATCCGCGAGCGCAACCTGCTCGGCCGCGGTCAGGATCTGCGCCTGGGCGCCACACTATCGGGCCGCCGCCAGCTGTACGACATCTCCTTCACCGAGCCGTACTTCATGGACCGGGACCTGTCGGCCGGTGTCGACCTCTTCCGGACGCGCTACAACTACCAGGACGAGAGCTCGTTCAACGAGAAGAACACTGGCTTCGCCCTGCGCCTGGGCTATCCGCTGAGCGAGCACCTGCGCCAGCGCGTCTATTACCAGCTGCAGGACACGCTGATCGAGGAAGTGCCGCTCACCGCGTCGAAGTACATCCAGGAGCAGCGCGGCGAACGCGTGACCTCGCTGATCGGCCAGGAGTTGACCTACGACGTCCGCAACAGCAAGCTGACGCCGACCGAGGGCTATTTCATCCGCCTCACCAACGACATCGCCGGTCTCGGCGGTTCGGTGCGGTTCCTGCGCAATAAGCTGGCCGCCGGATACTACATCCCGCTCGGCGAGGACCAGTGGGTGCTGAGCACCACGGGTGAGATCGGCTATATCCACGGTCTCGGCCAGAAGGTGCAGTTGGGCGACCGCTTCTTCATCGGCGGTGATACGTTGCGCGGCTTCAACACCGCCGGCATCGGTCCGCGCGACGTGTCCACCGGCGATGCGCTGGGCGGTACCCGCTATGCCCGCGCCTCGGTGGAAATGAGCTTCCCCTTCGGCCTGCCGGAAGAGTTCGGCCTGCTCGGCCACGCCTTTACCGATGTCGGCACGCTCGGCAAGGTCGACATCAACGATCCGAACGTGAAGGATGACGAGACCATCCGCGTCTCCATCGGCACCGGCGTGTCGTGGAAGTCGCCGTTCGGGCCCATCCGGCTCGATGTCGCGCTGCCGATCCGCAAGGAAGGCTACGACGAGAAAGAGCTCATCCGCTTCAGCTTCGGAACCAGGTTCTAAGATGAAATTCTCCCAGTCGAAGGCGCCGTTCCGCGTCGCCGTCCTGTCGGCCGTCACGGTCGCCGGCCTCCTGTTCGCCGCCACCTCGGCTCAGGCCCAAAGCCAACCGAAGGCCGAGGCTCCGAAGACCGAAGCCCCCAAGCCGGCGACGGCCACCCCGCCGGCTCCCGGTGCGGAACTGAAGGCCCCGATCATCGCGGTGATCGACGTCCAGAAGATCATGCAGGAGTCCACGGCGTCGAAGGGGATCACCAAGTCCTTCGAATCGCTGCGCGATTCCTACCAGAAGGAAATCTCCGCGCTGGAGGACAAGCTCCGCAAGACCGAGGACGAACTGCGCAAGCAGCAGACCGTCCTGTCGCCGGAAGCGCTCGCCACCAAGCGCCGCGATTTCGAGAAGCAGGTCGCCGAGGTTCAGAAGACGGTCCAGACCCGCAAGCGGGCCCTGGAGACGGGGCTGAACGACGCGATGGCCGTCGTTCACAAGACGATGGTCGATGTGGTCGCCGAGATCTCGCGCGAGCGCGGCGCCAACCTCGTCCTCGCCCGCCAGCAGTTCGTCCTGGTCGATACCCAACTCGACGTCACCGATGCGGTGATGGAGCGGGTGAACAAGAAGCTGCCGCAAGTCGCGCTGAACGTTCCCAAGCAGTGACGCATACCTGAGCAGGGCCGTCGCCATCCCGACGAGGGAGGGTGACGGCCCTGTTGCGTATCCGGGTTCGGCGGTTGCGGTCGCCGCGGAAATGGGGCAAGAAGGCGGAGCAAACAAAAAGGTGCCGGCGCTTCCCTGGCGGGACGGCGGTGCCCGTTCTCCCGGTTCGGAGAATGGTGAACCCTATCGGTTGGTGGAAAGGCGGGCGGCCGGATAATGGACGTGACGGCGGACAACAACGCGCACAGCAATAAGATCGACGACATCGACATCACGCGGATCATGAAAATGATCCCGCATCGCTACCCGATCCTGATGATCGACCGGGTGATCGATGTGACGCTGGGCGAAGGCGCCACCGGCGTGAAGAACGTCACGATCAACGAGCCCTTCTTCCAGGGCCATTTCCCGTCGCGTCCGGTAATGCCCGGCGTGCTGATCATCGAGGCGATGGCGCAGACCTCCGCCGTGCTGGTGGTCGCCACGCTCGGGCCGGATGCCGAAGGCAAGCTGGTCTATTTCATGACCGTGGACGAGGCGCGTTTCCGCCGTCCGGTCACCCCCGGCGACACCATCCACATCCACGTGACCAAGCAGCGCCAGCGCGCCAATGTTTGGAAGTTCAAGGGCGAGGCCAAGGTCAACGGCGTCCTCGTCGCCGAAGCCGTCTATTCCGCCATGATCCTGGACGAAAAATGACCGTTTCCATCCATCCGTCCGCCATCGTCGATCCCGCGGCCAAGCTGGGCGAGGGCGTCAACATCGGCCCATTCTGCGTCGTCGGTCCCGACGTCACGCTGGGCGACGGCGTTCGGCTGGTTTCCCATGTGGCTGTGGACGGGCGCACCAGCATCGGCGCCGACACCGTCATCTATCCCTTCGCGTCCATCGGCCATCGTCCGCAGGACCTGAAGTTCCACGGCGAGGCGTCCGAACTCGTCATCGGTGCCCGCAACCAGATCCGCGAGCATGTGACGATGAACCCCGGCACCGAGGGCGGGGGCATGATCACCCGCGTCGGCGACGACGGGCTGTTCATGATGGGCTCGCACGTCGCGCATGACTGCATCGTCGGCGATCACGTCATCCTGGCAAACAACGCCACGCTCGGCGGTCATGTGACGCTGGGTGACTATGTGATCATCGGCGGGCTTTCGGCGGTGCGCCAGTTCGTGCGCATCGGTTCCCACGCCATGATCGGCGGCATGTCGGGCGTCGAGAACGATGTGATTCCCTTCGGTCTGGTCATGGGCGACCGCGCCCGTCTGGCCGGCCTGAACCTCGTCGGGCTTGAGCGGCGCGGCTTCAAGAAGGACGACATCCACGCGCTCCGCGCGGCCTACCGCATGCTGTTCGGGCCGGAGGGTACCTTCGCCGAGCGGGTGGAGGAGGTCGGTCGCGACTTCGGCGAGCGTGCGCTGATCTCCGACGTGCTGTCCTTCATCCGTGCCAAGGAAGCGCGTTCCCTCTGCCAGCCGCGCGAGAGCTGAGGCTGCCGGCCGATGGCCGATACCCGACAGGTTGCCGGTCCGAAATTGGCGATCCTGGCCGGTGGCGGTACGCTGCCGGCCAGGATCGCGAGCGCGGTGCGCGGGCAGGGGCGTGAAGTCTTCGTCGTCGCGTTCGACGGACACACCGACCCCGAGACCGTCGCCGGTCTGCCGCATCTGTGGAGCCGCTTCGGCGCTGCCGGCACCATCCTCCGCCGTCTCCATGAGGAAGGCGTGGGGGAGGTCGTGCTGGCCGGGCCGGTGAAGCGTCCGTCCTTCACGGAACTGATGCCGGACTGGCGCACAGCGCGGTTCCTTGCCCGCGTCGGAACCCGCGCGCTTGGCGACGACGGTTTGCTGCGCGCCGTGGTGCGCGAGGTGGAAGAGGACGGCTTCCGCGTCGTCGGTCTCCATGAACTGCTGAAGGATCTGTTGACCACGCCCGGTCCGGTCGGACGGCTCTCCCCGGATGCGGACGCGGAGCGTGATATCGCCCGCGCGGTCGAGGTCGCCCGTGCCATGGGGGCGCTGGATGTCGGACAAGGAGCGGTGGTCCAGCAGGGCATCGTCCTGGCTGTCGAGGCCATCGAGGGTACCGACGCCATGCTCGACCGTTGTGCCGGCCTGTCGCGGCCGGGGCCGGGCGGCGTGCTGGTCAAGGTGAAGAAGCCCAAGCAGGACCGCCGCATCGATCTGCCGACCATGGGCGTCACGACGGTGGAGAAGGCCGCCGCAGCCGGGCTGCGCGGCATCGCCGTCGAGGCCGGCGGCAGCCTTTTGGTCGATCGCGCGGCGGTGGCGGCGGCGGCCGACCGGCTCGGTCTGTTCGTCACCGGCATCGAGATTCCGCAATGACCATCCACCCGACGGCCGCTGAGGTGGCCTGCGACGGCCCGACCCTGTTCCTGATCGCCGGCGAACCGTCGGGCGACGCGCTGGGCGCGCGGCTGATGGCGGCGGCCAAGCGGTTGACCGGCGGCAAAGTGCGCTTCGTGGGTATCGGCGGCGAGAAGATGACGGCGGAGGGACTGGTCAGCCTGTTCCCCATGGGCGAACTGACCCTGTTCGGCATCTTCGAACTGCTGCCGCATCTGCCGAACCTGATCCGCCGCATCGACCAGACGGTTGCGGAGATCGTCCGGCTGCGGCCCGACGCCGTGGTAGGCATCGATTCGCCCGGCTTCACCGTGCGCGTGGCCAAGAAGGTGCGGGCCGCCGAGCCAGCCATTCCGCTTGTCCACTATGTGGCGCCCACGGTTTGGGCCTGGAAGCCCAAGCGTGCGGCCAAGTATGCCGCCATCTATGACCACCTTCTCGCGGTGCTGCCCTTCGAGCCGCCCTATTTCGAGAAGGAGGGGCTGGCCTGCACCTTCGTCGGGCATTCGGTCGTCGAAGGTGGTGCGGGGAAGGGTGACGGGGGAGCGTTCCGCGAGCGGCATGGCATCGCGCCGGATGAGCGGATCGTCGCCGTGCTTCCGGGCAGCCGCAAGGGAGAGGTATCCCGCCTGCTGCCCGATTTCCGGGCGACGTTGGAACTGTTGCGTCCAGCGCATCCGAACCTGGTGGCTGTCGTCCCGACGGTGGCGACGGTGCGCGACCGCGTTGCCGCCGCCATCGCCGATTGGCCGCTGCGCACGCTGCTGGTCGAAGGGGATGCCGAGAAGTACGATGCCTTCGCGGCGGCGGAGGCGGCTCTAGCCGCTTCGGGCACCGTCGCGTTGGAACTGGCGCTCGCGCGGCTGCCGACAGTCATCGCCTACCGGCTGAATCCTGTCACCGTCGCGCTTTATCGCCGGCTGATCCAGGTGAAGTACGTCAATCTCGTCAACCTGATGCTCGATCGGATGCTGGTTCCGGAACTGCTGCAGAAGGACTGCCGCCCCGATAGACTGGCGGCCGAGTTGCGCCGTCTGCTCGACGATCCGGCGGCGCGCCAGACGCAGATCGACGGCGTGGCGGAAGTGGCCCGCTGGCTGGGGCAGGGGGATACCCCGCCCAGCGAACGGGCCGCCCGCGCCATCCTGGACCTCGTCGAAGAGCACCGCACAAAAAACGACTGAACAACCGCCCAGTTAACCGCCAAGCGGGAGAATAGAGACCATGAGCGAATTCCGTCTGCTGCATACGATGCTGCGCGTGCTGGATCTGGAGAAGTCACTGGACTTCTACACCCGGCTGCTCGGCATGAAGCTGCTGCGCCGCAACGACTACGAGGGCGGCCGCTTCACCCTGGCCTTCGTCGGCTATGGCGAAGAATCCGACACGGCGGTTCTGGAACTGACCCACAACTGGGACCAGAAGGAGCCGTACGAGATCGGCACCGCCTATGGCCATATCGCGCTCGGCGTTCCCGACATCTACGGCACCTGCGAGAAGCTGGCCGCGGAAGGCGTGAAGATCCCGCGTCCGCCGGGTCCGATGAAGCACGGCACCACCGTCATCGCCTTCATCGAGGATCCGGACGGCTACAAGGTTGAGCTGATCGAGACGAAGTGACGTTTCGCGGCTTAACCGTTTTCGACAGGGGCGCGGCCGGTAGCGGCTGCGCCCTTTGTTTATGTGGCGGGCGCCGGATCGCGTCGGAAGCGTGACCGGTAGGTCGCCGGACTGATCCCCAGACGCCGGCGGAAATGATGCCGCAAGGTGGCGGCGGAGCCGAAGCCGGCAAGCGTCGCAACCTCTTCCACCGGCAAGGTTCCGCGTTCCAGCAGATCACGGGCGCGGTTCAGCCGCTCCGTCGCCAGCCATTCGCCGGGCGTGGTGCCGGTCAGTGCCTGGAAGCGGCGCAGGAAGGTGCGCAGGCTCATGCCGGCGCGTGAGGCCATGCTCGGCAGGCTGTGGTCCTCCGCCAGGGTTTCCCGCAGATGGTCGAGCAGCGGTCCCAGGCGGGCGCCTTCACAGGCGATGGGCACCGGTGCCTCGATGAACTGGGCCTGCCCGCTCTCGCGGTGCGGCTGGACCACCAGGCGGCGGGCGACGCTGTTGGCGGCCTCGGGTCCGAAGTCGCGGCGCACCAGATGAAGGCAAAGGTCGATGCCGGCCGCGCTGCCGGCAGAGGTCAGGATGTTGCCCTCGTCCACATAGAGAACGTCGGGCACCACGCGGATGTCGGGATAAAGCTCCCCGAGGGTTGCGGCATAGCGCCAGTGGGTGGTCGCGCGGCGGCCCTTCAACAGATCGGCGGCGGCCAGCACGAAGGCGCCGGAGCAGATCGAGAGGATGCGCGCTCCCCGGCCATCGGCCCGGCGCAGCGCCTCCGTCAGTCGGACAGGCACCGGTTCCCGAGCGCCGCGCCAGCCGGGAATGACGATGACGTCGGCTTGGTCGAGCAGGTCGAGCCCGCCATCGGCCTCGATGCGGATGCCGCCCATCGCCCGCAACGGGCCGGGATCGAGCGCGGCGACGGCGAAGCGATACCAATTGGGGCCAAGCTCAGGGCGTGGAAGACCGAACACCTCGACGGCCACGCCGAACTCGAAGGTACACAGGCCGTCATAAGCGAGCGCGACGGCAAGCGGTGGCATGGCAATTGGCATGATCTGAACGATAGCTGGCAGTCACGCCACTTTCCAGCGGATGCGGCGATTGGAATGATGCCCGCGAAGCCCGATCAGGAGAGCATCATGGCCAGTCTCGTCACCGAAATTCCAGCCGCATCACCGGCGGATGCCGCCGCCCATTTCGCCCGCAAGCTGTCGTTGGAGACCGATTGCTGGGATGTGCATGAGTCGCTGAAATCCGGCGGTCCCGATTTCGTGCTGCTCGATGTGCGTGGACCGGCGGCTTTCGCCGAAGGGCATGTGCCGGGTGCACTGAACCTGCCGCATGGCAAAATCACGGAAAGGCGGATGACGGAATGGCCGGCGGGCACGCTGTTCGTCGTCTATTGCGCCGGCCCGCACTGCAACGGCGCGGATCGCGCGGCCTTGCGGCTGGCGCGGATCGGGCGGCCGGTCAAGCTGATGATCGGCGGCGTGACGGGATGGATCGACGAGGGATTCGTGCTCGAAAGCGGGAACTGAGAGCCAGCCTCAGATGAAGACAATCCCGGCGATCAGGGCGGCGATCAGCAGATAGACGATCATCCGGCGCAGCCGCCAGCCAAGCGGTGCCCGGTTGTCGTTGGCCGGCGCGCGCAGACGCACGCGCCGGGCCGGAACGATGTACGCAGTCGGATCCTGGGCGGCTCCGTTGGAGCCGCCCATTCCGATATGGGCTGTGGGCCGGTTAGCCACGCTTGTCCAGCGGCACGAACGGCCGCTTGGTGTCGCCGGTGTAGAGCTGACGCGGACGGCCGATCTTCTGCACCGGATCCTCGATCATCTCCTTCCACTGGCTGATCCAGCCGACGGTGCGGGCCAGCGCGAACAGCACGGTGAACATGCTGGTCGGGAAGCCCATCGCCTTCAGGATGATGCCCGAATAGAAATCGACGTTCGGATAGAGCTTCTTCTCGATGAAGTACTCGTCCGACAGGGCGATCTTCTCCAGCTCCATCGCGATGTCCAGCAGCGGCTCGTCCTTGATGCCGAGCTCGCCGAGAACCTCGTGGCAGGTCTGGCGCATGACCTGGGCGCGCGGGTCGTAGTTCTTGTAGACCCGGTGGCCGAAGCCCATCAGGCGGAAGTTGTCGTTCTTGTCCTTGGCGCGGCGGACGAACTCGGGGATGCGGTCGACCGAGCCGATCTCCTCCAGCATCTTCAGCACGGCTTCGTTCGCGCCGCCATGGGCCGGACCCCACAGAGAGGCGATGCCGGCGGCGATGCAGGCGAACGGGTTCGCGCCCGACGAACCGGCCAGGCGGACCGTCGAGGTCGAGGCGTTCTGCTCGTGGTCGGCATGCAGGATGAAGATCTTGTCCATCGCCTTGGACAGGATCGGGTTGACCTTGAACGGCTCGCAGGGCGTGCCGAAGGTCATGTAGAGGAAGTTCTCCGCGTAGGACAGGTCGTTGCGCGGATACATGAAGGGCTGGCCGGTCGAGTACTTGTAGGCCATCGCCGCGATCGTCGGCATCTTGGCGATCAGGCGGTGCGCGGCGATCTTGCGCTCCTGCGGATCGTTGATGTCCAGCGAGTCGTGATAGAAGGCCGACAGGGCGCCGACGACGCCGCACATGATCGCCATCGGGTGGGCGTCACGGCGGAAGCCGCTGTAGAACTTGGTCAGCTGCTCGTGCACCATCGAATGGCGGCGCAGGATGTTCTCGAACTCCGTGCGCTCTGCCGCGGTCGGCAGGTGGTTGTTGAGCAGGAGGAAGCAGACTTCCGGGAAGGTGGAGTTCTCGGCCAGCTCATCGATGGCGTAGCCGCGGTGCAGCAGGACACCCTCGTCGCCGTCGATGTAGGTGATGCCCGACTCGCAGCTGCCCGTAGAGGTGAAGCCCGGATCGTAGGTGAAATAGCCGGTGGCGGCGTAGAGCTTGCGGATGTCGATCACGCTCGGCCCGACGCTGCCGTGCAGGACCGGCATCGTGACCTGCTTGCCCGTTTTATTGTCGATGAGGGTAACGGTATCCTTGCCGTCCTCAGTCTGGGTCATCTCGGCACGTCCTTATCGTTGAGGGTCGGGCTTAACGCCCTTTTTTCGTCGGCGCAGCATAGTTCCAAGGCTGCCCGATGGCAACGCACGGAAATGACCATTATGCTGCACCTGCTGCATCGCGGATGCGAGAAAGCGTTACTTCCCGGCCCAACAGTTCGGCTACCTCGAAGATCGGCGGCGACACCGTCGAACCGGTCAGAGCCGCGCGCAGCGGCTGCGCCACCTTGCCCAGCTTCTCGCCCCGCGCCTCGGCGAAGGCGCGCACCTGCGCCTCCAATGCCGCGGCGGTGAAATCCGGTTCCCCGTCAAAGGCCTCTGCCAGTTCCCTCAACAGGCCGCGGCCTTTTTCGTCCAGCAGCGCGGATGCTTTTTCGT from Azospirillum ramasamyi includes:
- a CDS encoding rhodanese-like domain-containing protein, which gives rise to MASLVTEIPAASPADAAAHFARKLSLETDCWDVHESLKSGGPDFVLLDVRGPAAFAEGHVPGALNLPHGKITERRMTEWPAGTLFVVYCAGPHCNGADRAALRLARIGRPVKLMIGGVTGWIDEGFVLESGN
- the lpxB gene encoding lipid-A-disaccharide synthase, yielding MTIHPTAAEVACDGPTLFLIAGEPSGDALGARLMAAAKRLTGGKVRFVGIGGEKMTAEGLVSLFPMGELTLFGIFELLPHLPNLIRRIDQTVAEIVRLRPDAVVGIDSPGFTVRVAKKVRAAEPAIPLVHYVAPTVWAWKPKRAAKYAAIYDHLLAVLPFEPPYFEKEGLACTFVGHSVVEGGAGKGDGGAFRERHGIAPDERIVAVLPGSRKGEVSRLLPDFRATLELLRPAHPNLVAVVPTVATVRDRVAAAIADWPLRTLLVEGDAEKYDAFAAAEAALAASGTVALELALARLPTVIAYRLNPVTVALYRRLIQVKYVNLVNLMLDRMLVPELLQKDCRPDRLAAELRRLLDDPAARQTQIDGVAEVARWLGQGDTPPSERAARAILDLVEEHRTKND
- the gloA gene encoding lactoylglutathione lyase, with amino-acid sequence MSEFRLLHTMLRVLDLEKSLDFYTRLLGMKLLRRNDYEGGRFTLAFVGYGEESDTAVLELTHNWDQKEPYEIGTAYGHIALGVPDIYGTCEKLAAEGVKIPRPPGPMKHGTTVIAFIEDPDGYKVELIETK
- the ftrA gene encoding transcriptional regulator FtrA, with translation MPIAMPPLAVALAYDGLCTFEFGVAVEVFGLPRPELGPNWYRFAVAALDPGPLRAMGGIRIEADGGLDLLDQADVIVIPGWRGAREPVPVRLTEALRRADGRGARILSICSGAFVLAAADLLKGRRATTHWRYAATLGELYPDIRVVPDVLYVDEGNILTSAGSAAGIDLCLHLVRRDFGPEAANSVARRLVVQPHRESGQAQFIEAPVPIACEGARLGPLLDHLRETLAEDHSLPSMASRAGMSLRTFLRRFQALTGTTPGEWLATERLNRARDLLERGTLPVEEVATLAGFGSAATLRHHFRRRLGISPATYRSRFRRDPAPAT
- the fabZ gene encoding 3-hydroxyacyl-ACP dehydratase FabZ; its protein translation is MDVTADNNAHSNKIDDIDITRIMKMIPHRYPILMIDRVIDVTLGEGATGVKNVTINEPFFQGHFPSRPVMPGVLIIEAMAQTSAVLVVATLGPDAEGKLVYFMTVDEARFRRPVTPGDTIHIHVTKQRQRANVWKFKGEAKVNGVLVAEAVYSAMILDEK
- the lpxA gene encoding acyl-ACP--UDP-N-acetylglucosamine O-acyltransferase, whose protein sequence is MTVSIHPSAIVDPAAKLGEGVNIGPFCVVGPDVTLGDGVRLVSHVAVDGRTSIGADTVIYPFASIGHRPQDLKFHGEASELVIGARNQIREHVTMNPGTEGGGMITRVGDDGLFMMGSHVAHDCIVGDHVILANNATLGGHVTLGDYVIIGGLSAVRQFVRIGSHAMIGGMSGVENDVIPFGLVMGDRARLAGLNLVGLERRGFKKDDIHALRAAYRMLFGPEGTFAERVEEVGRDFGERALISDVLSFIRAKEARSLCQPRES
- the gltA gene encoding citrate synthase, whose protein sequence is MTQTEDGKDTVTLIDNKTGKQVTMPVLHGSVGPSVIDIRKLYAATGYFTYDPGFTSTGSCESGITYIDGDEGVLLHRGYAIDELAENSTFPEVCFLLLNNHLPTAAERTEFENILRRHSMVHEQLTKFYSGFRRDAHPMAIMCGVVGALSAFYHDSLDINDPQERKIAAHRLIAKMPTIAAMAYKYSTGQPFMYPRNDLSYAENFLYMTFGTPCEPFKVNPILSKAMDKIFILHADHEQNASTSTVRLAGSSGANPFACIAAGIASLWGPAHGGANEAVLKMLEEIGSVDRIPEFVRRAKDKNDNFRLMGFGHRVYKNYDPRAQVMRQTCHEVLGELGIKDEPLLDIAMELEKIALSDEYFIEKKLYPNVDFYSGIILKAMGFPTSMFTVLFALARTVGWISQWKEMIEDPVQKIGRPRQLYTGDTKRPFVPLDKRG
- a CDS encoding OmpH family outer membrane protein translates to MKFSQSKAPFRVAVLSAVTVAGLLFAATSAQAQSQPKAEAPKTEAPKPATATPPAPGAELKAPIIAVIDVQKIMQESTASKGITKSFESLRDSYQKEISALEDKLRKTEDELRKQQTVLSPEALATKRRDFEKQVAEVQKTVQTRKRALETGLNDAMAVVHKTMVDVVAEISRERGANLVLARQQFVLVDTQLDVTDAVMERVNKKLPQVALNVPKQ
- a CDS encoding LpxI family protein, coding for MADTRQVAGPKLAILAGGGTLPARIASAVRGQGREVFVVAFDGHTDPETVAGLPHLWSRFGAAGTILRRLHEEGVGEVVLAGPVKRPSFTELMPDWRTARFLARVGTRALGDDGLLRAVVREVEEDGFRVVGLHELLKDLLTTPGPVGRLSPDADAERDIARAVEVARAMGALDVGQGAVVQQGIVLAVEAIEGTDAMLDRCAGLSRPGPGGVLVKVKKPKQDRRIDLPTMGVTTVEKAAAAGLRGIAVEAGGSLLVDRAAVAAAADRLGLFVTGIEIPQ